From the genome of Streptomyces sp. NBC_00659, one region includes:
- a CDS encoding META domain-containing protein, whose amino-acid sequence MDKQRMTLGLLTLLPLAAACGAQTAGNGSARTETAPLTGVHWTVEDLTVGGKTTRAPSGAYLRIGNDGRVSGNLGCNGFGSKAVLTGDRVDFGELRTTDMACAKGPMDFERSLGRAFADEGPFTAKADGRRLTLTADNGDRIGLAEEKDAPLRGTRWTVTALGDDNVSQPLPKGANAYFVLRADGTFEGRLGCNHASAQATVGDGHITLGPARTTRMMCQDSLMRTEKTLLGLFDGKVAYTLDHRGIALTSKNGTVVSAVADE is encoded by the coding sequence ATGGACAAGCAGCGAATGACCCTCGGTCTCCTGACCCTGCTGCCCCTCGCCGCCGCGTGCGGTGCCCAGACGGCGGGGAACGGTTCCGCCCGGACGGAGACGGCGCCGCTGACCGGCGTGCACTGGACGGTCGAGGACCTCACCGTGGGAGGGAAGACCACGCGGGCGCCCTCGGGGGCGTATCTGCGGATCGGGAACGACGGTCGCGTCAGCGGCAACCTCGGCTGCAACGGGTTCGGCTCGAAGGCCGTCCTCACGGGTGACCGTGTCGACTTCGGCGAGCTCCGGACGACGGACATGGCCTGCGCGAAGGGCCCGATGGACTTCGAGCGGAGCCTGGGCCGGGCCTTCGCGGACGAGGGCCCGTTCACGGCGAAGGCCGACGGCCGCCGGCTGACGCTCACCGCCGACAACGGCGACCGGATCGGCCTCGCCGAGGAGAAGGACGCACCCCTGCGGGGGACGAGGTGGACGGTCACGGCACTGGGTGACGACAACGTCTCCCAGCCGCTCCCGAAGGGGGCGAACGCGTACTTCGTCCTCCGCGCGGACGGCACCTTCGAGGGCCGGCTCGGCTGCAACCACGCGTCCGCCCAGGCCACCGTCGGCGACGGACATATCACCCTCGGCCCGGCCAGGACCACCCGGATGATGTGCCAAGACTCACTCATGAGGACCGAGAAGACGTTGCTGGGGCTCTTCGACGGCAAGGTCGCCTACACATTGGATCATCGCGGCATCGCGCTGACCAGCAAGAACGGCACGGTCGTCAGCGCGGTGGCCGACGAGTGA
- a CDS encoding maleylpyruvate isomerase family mycothiol-dependent enzyme, translating into MPPVKKRTRTYDSAKIRAAVLAQFGNVREGVRALSEEQLALPARLGDWSVRELAAHITMSLDVVSRQLGLPAPPEKELVLLDWPFGTASRAGNIADGTRALAAAHPDLDALYAAVGARITGHLATAPGDRLLGVPAGAMTLADFLVTRTVELVVHTDDLNRAAGTDIPLDRQALAACTRLLADTLAVKAPGASTEVRIPPYAVVQCVEGPRHTRGTPPNVVETDPLTWIRLATGRTEWKAALDGAKVSASGERADLGGLLPLMG; encoded by the coding sequence ATGCCCCCGGTGAAGAAGCGCACACGGACGTACGACTCCGCCAAGATCCGCGCAGCGGTGCTCGCGCAGTTCGGGAACGTGCGGGAGGGCGTACGCGCCCTGAGCGAGGAACAGTTGGCGCTGCCCGCGCGGCTCGGGGACTGGAGCGTACGGGAGTTGGCCGCGCACATCACGATGTCCCTCGACGTCGTGAGCCGGCAGCTCGGCCTGCCCGCGCCTCCCGAGAAGGAACTCGTGCTGCTGGACTGGCCGTTCGGGACGGCCTCCCGCGCCGGGAACATCGCCGACGGCACACGCGCACTCGCCGCCGCCCACCCCGACCTCGACGCGCTCTACGCCGCCGTCGGCGCCCGCATCACCGGGCACCTGGCCACGGCCCCCGGAGACCGGCTGCTCGGCGTGCCCGCCGGGGCGATGACACTCGCCGACTTCCTCGTCACCCGCACCGTCGAACTCGTCGTCCACACCGACGACCTGAACCGCGCCGCCGGTACCGACATCCCCCTCGACCGGCAGGCCCTCGCCGCCTGCACCCGGCTGCTCGCCGACACCCTCGCCGTGAAGGCGCCCGGTGCGTCGACCGAGGTCCGGATCCCGCCGTACGCCGTCGTGCAGTGTGTGGAAGGGCCCCGGCACACCCGCGGCACCCCGCCGAACGTCGTCGAGACCGATCCGCTGACCTGGATCCGGCTCGCGACGGGCCGCACGGAATGGAAGGCCGCGCTGGACGGGGCGAAGGTCAGCGCGAGCGGCGAGCGCGCCGACCTCGGCGGCCTGCTCCCCCTGATGGGGTAG
- a CDS encoding transposase codes for MAVRDQLKGLTAGDETVLRLVGDHLGSLASRDLKSAGLEHDNEAWTSRKRELTGLSSSRWAGSVTKATHDQWALARRGLAAHIRQLEAGVGTIRYRLSLPLGEKGSKRAPGGYRSRREWHAKTRRLRVLEDRLAAARADWATGRVRVVRGGKRLLNTRHHLDQAQLTEEEWRARWEASRRFLQADGESGKRHGNETLRVSPDDEVSIRLPAPLAHLANAPHGRYVLTARVSFAHRGEAWRDRVHANRAVAYRIHEDVQRQRWYLTASWTVPPVQAVPLTAVRVGGLIGVDTNADHLAAWRLDQHGNPVGAPRRFDYDLSGTADHRDAQVRHALTRLLHWATRHGLAIAVEDLNFTAETTREKHGRQKKFRKLISGMPVARLRARLVSMAAELGIPLVAVDPAYTSRWGAQHWQKPLTSPTRKTTRHDAAAVVIGRRALGHPIRRRTAPPRTHQSDGYGHRTVQARPGSPGREGPRPRVPGPRTRSVPPGRGANAGNQNAQHRPGRSAEHGFWQQDPLPLSL; via the coding sequence ATGGCGGTCCGGGACCAGCTCAAGGGCCTGACTGCCGGAGACGAGACGGTGCTGCGGCTGGTCGGCGACCATCTGGGTTCGCTGGCGTCCCGGGACCTCAAGTCGGCCGGCCTGGAGCACGACAACGAGGCATGGACGTCACGGAAGCGGGAGCTGACCGGGCTGTCGTCGTCGCGGTGGGCGGGTTCGGTGACGAAGGCAACGCATGATCAGTGGGCGTTGGCCCGGCGTGGTCTGGCCGCGCATATCCGGCAGCTCGAAGCCGGTGTCGGCACGATTCGGTACCGGCTGTCATTGCCTCTCGGGGAGAAGGGTTCGAAGCGGGCCCCGGGTGGTTATCGCAGTCGGCGGGAGTGGCATGCCAAGACGCGTCGGCTGCGGGTGCTGGAGGACCGGCTGGCTGCCGCCAGGGCCGACTGGGCGACCGGGCGGGTGCGGGTGGTGCGGGGCGGGAAACGGCTGCTCAACACCCGCCACCACCTGGACCAGGCCCAGCTCACCGAGGAGGAGTGGCGTGCACGGTGGGAGGCGTCGCGCCGGTTCCTGCAGGCGGACGGCGAGTCCGGCAAGCGGCACGGCAACGAGACCCTCCGGGTCAGCCCCGACGACGAGGTCAGCATCAGGCTCCCGGCTCCGCTCGCTCATCTCGCCAACGCCCCGCACGGCCGCTACGTCCTCACCGCGCGGGTGTCGTTCGCGCACCGGGGCGAGGCATGGCGCGACCGCGTCCACGCCAACCGGGCCGTTGCGTACCGCATCCACGAAGATGTCCAGCGCCAACGCTGGTATCTGACCGCCTCCTGGACCGTCCCACCCGTCCAGGCTGTGCCCCTGACCGCCGTCCGGGTCGGCGGCCTGATCGGTGTCGACACCAACGCCGACCACCTGGCCGCCTGGCGGCTGGACCAGCATGGCAATCCGGTCGGCGCCCCGCGTCGCTTCGACTACGACCTGTCCGGCACCGCCGACCACCGCGACGCCCAGGTACGCCACGCACTCACCCGCCTGCTGCACTGGGCCACCCGGCACGGGTTGGCGATCGCGGTGGAGGATCTCAACTTCACCGCGGAGACGACCCGGGAGAAACACGGCCGCCAAAAGAAGTTCCGCAAGCTGATCTCCGGCATGCCCGTCGCCCGGCTGCGCGCCCGCCTGGTGTCGATGGCCGCCGAGCTCGGCATCCCGCTGGTCGCGGTCGATCCCGCCTACACCAGCAGGTGGGGCGCCCAGCACTGGCAGAAACCCCTCACCAGCCCCACCAGGAAAACCACCCGCCACGACGCGGCAGCCGTGGTCATCGGAAGGCGCGCCCTGGGGCATCCGATCCGGCGACGGACGGCACCGCCCCGTACCCACCAGAGCGATGGGTACGGGCATCGGACCGTCCAGGCCCGACCGGGCTCCCCGGGGCGTGAGGGACCCCGCCCCCGCGTCCCCGGACCACGGACACGATCCGTGCCGCCCGGACGCGGAGCGAACGCGGGCAACCAGAACGCCCAACACCGTCCGGGGCGTTCGGCCGAGCACGGGTTCTGGCAACAGGACCCACTCCCGCTCAGCCTTTAG
- the purL gene encoding phosphoribosylformylglycinamidine synthase subunit PurL, protein MSRTPLDTVENAAATPDVELPWAELGLKKDEYERVVEILGRRPTGAELAMYSVMWSEHCSYKSSKVHLRQFGEKAPQSDALLVGIGENAGVVDVGQGYAVTFKVESHNHPSYVEPYQGAATGVGGIVRDIIAMGARPVAVVDPLRFGAADHPDTKRVLPGVVAGIGGYGNCLGLPNIGGEVVFDACYQGNPLVNAGAIGVMRHEDIHLAKASGTGNKVILYGARTGGDGIGGASILASETFDDAKPSKRPAVQVGDPFQEKLLIECTLEAFAEKLVVGIQDLGAAGLSCATSELASNGSGGMRVTLDDVPLRDSTLSPEEILMSESQERMCAVVEPEKVDRFLEICDKWDVIATVIGEVTDGDRLEIYWHGGKIVDVDPRTVAHDGPVYERPYARPSWQDALQADDAGKLPRPATGEELKDQVLKLVSSPNQASKSWITSQYDHFVQGNTVLAQPEDSGMIRIDEETGLGVAIATDGNGRYAKLDPYAGAQLALSEAYRNVATTGAKPLAVSDCLNFGSPEDPAVMWQFAEAIRGLADACQQLGTPVTGGNVSLYNQTGEVAIHPTPVVAVLGVIDDVARRTPVAFQEEGQLLYLLGDTHEEFGGSAWSQVVHDHLGGLPPKVDLERERLLAEILISASRDGMIDSAHDLSDGGLIQAVVESALQGGKGARLIVPDGLDAFTFLFSESAGRAVVAVPRSEELRFNDMCGARGLPVTRIGVVDGTESEAAVVEVQGEFALSLTELRTAHEGTIPALLA, encoded by the coding sequence ATGAGCCGCACGCCTCTGGACACGGTCGAGAACGCGGCCGCGACCCCCGACGTCGAGCTGCCCTGGGCCGAACTGGGCCTGAAGAAGGACGAGTACGAGCGCGTCGTCGAGATCCTCGGCCGCCGCCCGACCGGCGCCGAGCTCGCCATGTACTCCGTCATGTGGTCCGAGCACTGCTCCTACAAGTCCTCGAAGGTCCACCTCCGCCAGTTCGGCGAGAAGGCCCCGCAGTCCGACGCCCTGCTCGTCGGCATCGGCGAGAACGCCGGCGTCGTCGACGTCGGCCAGGGCTACGCGGTCACCTTCAAGGTCGAGTCGCACAACCACCCGTCGTACGTCGAGCCCTACCAGGGTGCCGCGACCGGTGTCGGCGGCATCGTCCGCGACATCATCGCGATGGGCGCCCGGCCGGTGGCCGTCGTCGACCCGCTGCGCTTCGGCGCGGCCGACCACCCCGACACCAAGCGCGTCCTGCCGGGCGTCGTCGCGGGCATCGGCGGCTACGGCAACTGCCTGGGTCTGCCGAACATCGGCGGCGAGGTCGTCTTCGACGCCTGCTACCAGGGCAACCCGCTGGTCAACGCCGGTGCCATCGGCGTCATGCGGCACGAGGACATCCACCTGGCGAAGGCGTCGGGCACGGGCAACAAGGTCATCCTGTACGGGGCCCGCACGGGCGGCGACGGCATCGGCGGCGCGTCGATCCTCGCCTCGGAGACCTTCGACGACGCCAAGCCGTCGAAGCGTCCCGCCGTCCAGGTCGGCGACCCCTTCCAGGAGAAGCTCCTCATCGAGTGCACCCTGGAGGCCTTCGCCGAGAAGCTGGTCGTCGGCATCCAGGACCTCGGCGCGGCCGGACTGTCCTGCGCCACCAGCGAACTGGCGTCCAACGGCTCCGGCGGCATGCGCGTCACCCTGGACGACGTACCGCTGCGCGACTCCACGCTCTCGCCCGAGGAGATCCTCATGAGCGAGTCGCAGGAACGCATGTGCGCGGTCGTCGAGCCGGAGAAGGTCGACCGGTTCCTGGAGATCTGCGACAAGTGGGACGTCATCGCCACCGTCATCGGTGAGGTCACCGACGGCGACCGGCTGGAGATCTACTGGCACGGCGGCAAGATCGTCGACGTCGACCCGCGCACGGTCGCGCACGACGGCCCGGTCTACGAGCGTCCCTACGCCCGCCCGTCCTGGCAGGACGCGCTCCAGGCCGACGACGCGGGCAAGCTGCCCCGCCCGGCGACCGGCGAGGAGCTGAAGGACCAGGTCCTGAAGCTGGTCTCCTCCCCGAACCAGGCCTCCAAGTCCTGGATCACCTCCCAGTACGACCACTTCGTGCAGGGCAACACGGTGCTGGCCCAGCCCGAGGACTCGGGCATGATCCGCATCGACGAGGAGACCGGGCTCGGCGTCGCCATCGCGACCGACGGCAACGGCCGCTACGCCAAGCTGGACCCGTACGCCGGTGCGCAGCTCGCCCTCTCCGAGGCCTACCGCAACGTCGCGACGACCGGCGCCAAGCCGCTCGCCGTCTCCGACTGCCTGAACTTCGGCTCGCCCGAGGACCCGGCCGTCATGTGGCAGTTCGCCGAGGCGATCCGCGGTCTGGCCGACGCCTGCCAGCAGCTCGGCACCCCGGTGACCGGCGGCAACGTCTCGCTGTACAACCAGACCGGCGAAGTCGCCATCCACCCGACTCCGGTCGTGGCCGTGCTGGGCGTCATCGACGACGTCGCCCGCCGCACCCCGGTCGCCTTCCAGGAAGAGGGCCAGCTCCTCTACCTGCTCGGCGACACCCACGAGGAGTTCGGCGGCTCGGCCTGGTCCCAGGTCGTCCACGACCACCTCGGCGGTCTGCCGCCGAAGGTCGACCTGGAGCGCGAGCGGCTGCTCGCCGAGATCCTCATCTCGGCCTCCCGTGACGGCATGATCGACTCCGCGCACGACCTGTCGGACGGCGGTCTGATCCAGGCCGTGGTCGAGTCGGCGCTGCAGGGCGGCAAGGGCGCGCGGCTGATCGTGCCCGACGGCCTCGACGCGTTCACCTTCCTCTTCTCGGAGTCGGCCGGCCGCGCGGTCGTCGCCGTCCCGCGCTCGGAGGAGCTCCGCTTCAACGACATGTGCGGTGCCCGGGGTCTGCCCGTCACCCGCATCGGTGTCGTCGACGGCACGGAGTCCGAGGCCGCCGTGGTCGAGGTCCAGGGCGAGTTCGCGCTCTCCCTGACCGAGCTGCGCACGGCGCACGAGGGCACGATCCCGGCGCTGCTGGCGTAG
- the purQ gene encoding phosphoribosylformylglycinamidine synthase subunit PurQ has translation MTARIGVVTFPGSLDDRDTQRAIRLAGAEPVALWHKDKDLKQVDAVVLPGGFSYGDYLRAGAISRFSPVMETVIEQAKSGMPVLGICNGFQVLTEAHLLPGAMLGNNHLHFICRDQKLRVENAGTAWTADYEAGQEIHIPLKNMDGRYVADEHTLDMLEAEGRVAFRYVDVNPNGSLRDIAGITNEAGNVVGLMPHPEHAVEPLVGSGRTDGLPFFTSILKKLVNA, from the coding sequence GTGACCGCTCGTATTGGAGTCGTCACCTTTCCGGGCAGCCTCGACGACCGCGACACGCAGCGCGCGATCAGGCTGGCCGGCGCCGAGCCCGTAGCCCTCTGGCACAAGGACAAGGACCTCAAGCAGGTCGACGCCGTCGTGCTGCCCGGCGGTTTCTCGTACGGCGACTATCTGCGGGCGGGTGCCATCTCGCGCTTCTCGCCGGTGATGGAGACCGTCATCGAGCAGGCGAAGTCCGGAATGCCGGTTCTCGGCATCTGCAACGGCTTCCAGGTCCTCACCGAGGCGCACCTTCTTCCCGGCGCGATGCTCGGCAACAACCACCTCCACTTCATCTGCCGCGACCAGAAGCTGCGGGTGGAGAACGCGGGGACCGCCTGGACCGCCGACTACGAGGCCGGCCAGGAGATCCACATCCCGCTGAAGAACATGGACGGGCGGTACGTCGCCGACGAGCACACGCTCGACATGCTGGAGGCCGAAGGCCGGGTCGCGTTCCGCTACGTCGACGTCAACCCGAACGGCTCGCTGCGCGACATCGCCGGCATCACGAACGAGGCGGGCAACGTCGTCGGTCTGATGCCGCACCCGGAGCACGCCGTCGAGCCCCTGGTCGGGTCCGGCCGCACCGACGGCCTCCCCTTCTTCACCTCGATCCTCAAGAAGCTGGTCAACGCATGA
- the purS gene encoding phosphoribosylformylglycinamidine synthase subunit PurS — MARVVVDVMLKPEILDPQGQAVQRALPRLGFEGVSDVRQGKRFELEVDGPVDDAALARIHELAESFLANTVIEDFTVKVEEVAEAGK, encoded by the coding sequence GTGGCACGCGTCGTAGTCGACGTCATGCTCAAGCCGGAGATCCTCGACCCCCAGGGCCAGGCGGTGCAGCGTGCACTGCCGCGCCTCGGTTTCGAAGGTGTCTCCGACGTCCGTCAGGGAAAGCGATTCGAACTCGAAGTGGACGGGCCGGTGGACGACGCCGCGCTCGCCCGCATCCATGAACTGGCGGAATCCTTCCTCGCCAACACCGTGATCGAGGACTTCACCGTCAAGGTCGAGGAAGTCGCGGAGGCCGGAAAGTGA
- a CDS encoding histone-like nucleoid-structuring protein Lsr2, translating into MAQRVVVTLFDDIDGSEAAETIAFGLDGKSYEIDLNRANAEGLRKALEPYVEAGRKRSKSGKTYTHTALTPDPAAVRAWARSNKLDVPPRGRIPKKVYEAFAESH; encoded by the coding sequence GTGGCGCAGCGTGTCGTGGTCACTCTCTTTGACGATATCGACGGCTCGGAAGCGGCGGAGACGATCGCCTTCGGACTCGACGGCAAGTCGTACGAGATCGACCTCAATCGAGCCAACGCCGAGGGCCTGCGCAAGGCCCTCGAGCCGTACGTCGAGGCAGGCCGCAAGCGGTCGAAGTCCGGGAAGACGTACACGCACACCGCGTTGACGCCCGATCCCGCGGCGGTCCGCGCCTGGGCCCGTTCCAACAAGCTGGACGTGCCGCCGCGCGGCCGGATCCCCAAGAAGGTCTACGAGGCGTTCGCCGAGTCGCACTGA
- a CDS encoding ABC transporter ATP-binding protein: MNTSEHDDVIEVTDLRRVYGGGTRDFEAVRGVTFSVGRGEIFALLGTNGAGKTSTVELIEGLAPPAAGRVRVLGHDPYADRAAVRPRIGVMLQEGGFPSELTAAETARMWAACTSGARPAGETLDRVGLGHRSDVRVKQLSGGEKRRLDLALALLGDPEVLFLDEPTTGLDVEGRRNTWELVRELRDGGTTVLLTTHYLEEAEALADRLAILHEGRVAAVGTPAEVTASQPSHVSFELPDGYLPGDLPPLPELGVSGHEAAGRTIRLRTGELQRTATALLVWAERARVELRGLDVRSASLEEAFLRISREAAHGVDGTRTTADPRKAHGKGTAA; this comes from the coding sequence ATGAACACGAGCGAGCACGACGACGTGATCGAGGTCACTGATCTGCGGCGTGTGTACGGGGGCGGCACAAGAGATTTCGAGGCGGTGCGCGGAGTCACCTTCTCCGTGGGCCGCGGTGAGATCTTCGCGCTCCTCGGCACCAACGGCGCGGGCAAGACCTCCACCGTCGAACTGATCGAGGGCCTGGCTCCCCCGGCAGCCGGGCGCGTGCGCGTCCTCGGGCACGATCCGTACGCGGACCGGGCCGCCGTGCGACCCCGTATCGGTGTGATGCTTCAGGAAGGCGGCTTCCCGTCCGAGCTGACGGCCGCCGAGACCGCACGGATGTGGGCGGCGTGCACCAGCGGCGCCCGGCCCGCCGGAGAAACCCTGGACAGGGTCGGGCTCGGGCACCGCTCGGACGTCCGCGTGAAGCAGTTGTCCGGCGGCGAGAAGCGGCGGCTGGACCTGGCGCTCGCGCTCCTCGGCGACCCCGAGGTCCTCTTCCTCGACGAGCCCACGACCGGGCTCGACGTGGAAGGCCGCCGAAACACCTGGGAGTTGGTGCGCGAACTGCGCGACGGCGGGACCACGGTCCTGCTGACCACCCACTATCTGGAAGAGGCGGAGGCGCTCGCCGACCGGCTGGCGATCCTGCACGAAGGACGCGTCGCGGCCGTCGGCACCCCGGCCGAGGTGACCGCCTCCCAGCCGTCGCACGTCTCCTTCGAGCTGCCCGACGGCTACCTCCCCGGCGACCTGCCCCCGCTGCCGGAACTCGGGGTGAGCGGCCACGAGGCGGCGGGCCGGACGATCCGGCTGCGGACCGGCGAACTCCAGCGGACGGCCACGGCCCTGCTGGTGTGGGCCGAGCGGGCCCGCGTCGAGCTGCGGGGGCTCGACGTGCGCTCGGCCTCCCTGGAGGAGGCGTTCCTGCGGATCTCGCGGGAGGCGGCGCACGGCGTGGACGGGACGAGGACGACCGCGGACCCGCGGAAGGCGCACGGGAAGGGAACGGCGGCATGA
- a CDS encoding ABC transporter permease, translating to MSGTAVTTGTGTAGTTAAGRIRALARAELTLLGRTRATLAAALFVPLIMPFTLRSTLDTMRLKDAGLTVGSVLLPSSIGFVLLFAVYGSLASVYTARREELVLKRLRTGELRDLEILAGAALPSVAIGIAQCLVLTVACRAAFGVGMPEKPQLVLLGLLSAFVTWPALAAVTASFSRSVEGAQVAATPLTLLSLAGSGTFIPLELLPDGMARFCELLPLTPVITLIRGGWTGHLSAHDTLGALATAVAWTLIAVFAVRRWFRWEPRR from the coding sequence ATGAGCGGAACAGCGGTCACCACCGGCACCGGCACGGCCGGAACCACGGCCGCCGGCCGGATCAGAGCACTGGCACGCGCCGAACTGACGCTGCTGGGCCGCACCAGGGCGACCCTCGCCGCGGCGCTGTTCGTCCCGCTGATCATGCCGTTCACGCTCCGCTCGACCCTGGACACGATGCGGCTGAAGGACGCCGGACTCACGGTCGGCTCGGTCCTGCTCCCCTCCTCCATCGGCTTCGTGCTCCTCTTCGCCGTCTACGGCTCCCTGGCGAGCGTGTACACGGCACGCCGGGAGGAACTCGTCCTCAAGCGGCTGCGCACCGGGGAGCTGCGGGACCTGGAGATCCTCGCGGGCGCCGCGCTGCCCTCGGTCGCGATCGGTATCGCCCAGTGCCTCGTCCTGACCGTCGCCTGCCGGGCGGCATTCGGCGTCGGGATGCCCGAGAAACCCCAACTCGTCCTGCTCGGGCTGCTGTCCGCGTTCGTCACCTGGCCGGCGCTCGCGGCCGTCACCGCGAGCTTCAGCAGGAGCGTGGAGGGCGCCCAGGTCGCGGCCACACCCCTGACCCTGCTGTCGCTGGCCGGGTCGGGAACCTTCATCCCCCTCGAACTGCTGCCGGACGGCATGGCCCGGTTCTGCGAACTGCTGCCTCTCACCCCGGTGATCACCCTGATCCGCGGCGGCTGGACCGGACACCTCTCCGCCCACGACACCCTCGGCGCCCTCGCCACGGCGGTGGCCTGGACCCTGATCGCGGTGTTTGCTGTACGACGGTGGTTCCGCTGGGAGCCGCGGCGGTGA
- a CDS encoding sensor histidine kinase: MGRPSGWWRGKSTPAKVETYTRWSFHFFALLEAISIGLPVFGNMPAARSWAVFLLVCGHSVCCAMTASRALDWTRGTREQPRGTLLVLAASTCVTAVVGAVLSGTPWRPASDGEFLVASSLLVGVTAFGTGTVALGTRDRRRMTYVVLGAAAGAGALSLPLGFPGPAAPVTALLVLLTAGFLTFTAAFSVWLLNAVYELDAARETRARLAVAEERLRFGRDLHDVMGRNLAVIALKSELAVQLARRGRSEAMDQMTEVQRIARESQREVREVVRGYRDADLANELAGSQGVLTAAGIDCAITGTAAELPAQVQSALGWVVREATTNVLRHGNARTCALSLRVTRERVTLTVENDGVPQEAGPGPGPDGGSGPRRGSGLAGLRERLEEVDGVLRAGASGGVFRLTAEVPLRPSPDTRADTPGKPAPGSGGVPRESSVPPVPHPMREATP; encoded by the coding sequence ATGGGCAGGCCGTCCGGCTGGTGGCGGGGCAAGAGCACACCGGCGAAGGTCGAGACGTACACCCGGTGGTCGTTCCACTTCTTCGCCCTGCTCGAAGCGATCTCGATCGGACTGCCCGTCTTCGGGAACATGCCGGCGGCCCGGTCCTGGGCGGTGTTCCTGCTGGTGTGCGGGCACTCGGTGTGCTGCGCGATGACCGCCTCGCGGGCACTGGACTGGACGCGCGGCACCCGGGAACAGCCCCGCGGGACCCTGCTGGTACTGGCCGCGAGCACCTGTGTGACGGCCGTCGTGGGAGCCGTCCTCTCGGGCACCCCCTGGCGCCCGGCGAGCGACGGCGAGTTCCTCGTCGCCTCCTCGCTGCTCGTCGGCGTCACGGCGTTCGGCACGGGCACGGTCGCGCTCGGGACCCGTGACAGACGCCGGATGACGTACGTCGTGCTCGGCGCGGCCGCGGGTGCCGGCGCGCTCTCCCTGCCCCTCGGCTTCCCGGGCCCCGCCGCGCCGGTCACCGCCCTCCTCGTCCTGCTGACCGCCGGTTTCCTCACCTTCACCGCGGCGTTCTCCGTCTGGCTGCTCAACGCCGTCTACGAACTCGACGCGGCCCGCGAGACCCGCGCCCGGCTCGCCGTCGCCGAGGAACGGCTGCGCTTCGGCCGCGATCTGCACGACGTGATGGGCCGCAACCTCGCGGTGATCGCCCTCAAGAGCGAACTCGCCGTGCAGCTGGCCCGGCGCGGACGGTCCGAGGCCATGGACCAGATGACCGAGGTGCAGCGGATCGCGCGGGAGTCCCAACGGGAGGTGCGCGAGGTGGTGCGGGGCTATCGCGACGCCGACCTCGCCAACGAACTGGCCGGCTCGCAGGGCGTGTTGACGGCCGCCGGCATCGACTGCGCCATCACCGGCACGGCCGCGGAACTGCCGGCGCAGGTCCAGTCGGCGCTCGGCTGGGTAGTACGGGAGGCGACCACCAATGTGCTGCGGCACGGGAACGCCAGGACGTGCGCGCTGTCCCTGCGGGTGACGCGGGAGCGGGTGACGCTCACCGTCGAGAACGACGGGGTGCCGCAGGAGGCGGGACCGGGACCCGGGCCGGACGGCGGCTCCGGGCCGAGGAGAGGCAGCGGGCTCGCGGGGCTGCGGGAGCGGCTGGAGGAGGTGGACGGGGTGCTGCGGGCCGGCGCGAGCGGAGGAGTGTTCCGGCTGACGGCGGAAGTGCCGCTGCGGCCCTCCCCGGACACCCGCGCGGACACTCCCGGGAAACCGGCCCCGGGAAGCGGCGGGGTGCCACGGGAGTCGTCGGTCCCGCCGGTTCCGCACCCGATGAGAGAGGCCACCCCATGA
- a CDS encoding response regulator transcription factor: MTSVPPGAPAPDAPVRLLLADDEHLIRGALAALLGLEDDLVVVAEAATGPEALAMARAHRPDVAVLDLQMPGADGVSVATSLRAELPGCQVLIVTSHGRPGHLKRALAAGARGFVPKTVSARRLAEIIRTVHAGNRYVDPELAADAISAGDSPLTAREAEVLEFAADGAPVAEIAERAALSQGTVRNYLSSAASKLGAENRHAAVRLARERGWV; the protein is encoded by the coding sequence ATGACGTCCGTGCCGCCCGGCGCGCCGGCGCCCGACGCTCCCGTACGGCTGCTGCTCGCCGACGACGAACATCTGATCCGGGGAGCGCTGGCCGCGCTGCTCGGGCTGGAGGACGACCTGGTCGTGGTGGCCGAGGCGGCGACCGGACCGGAGGCACTGGCGATGGCGCGGGCGCACCGGCCCGACGTCGCCGTCCTGGACCTCCAGATGCCGGGAGCCGACGGTGTGAGCGTGGCCACATCCCTGCGGGCCGAACTGCCCGGCTGCCAGGTGCTGATCGTGACGAGTCACGGACGGCCGGGGCATCTGAAGCGGGCGCTCGCGGCGGGTGCGCGCGGGTTCGTCCCGAAGACGGTCAGCGCACGGCGGCTTGCGGAGATCATCCGTACCGTTCACGCGGGAAACCGTTATGTGGACCCGGAGTTGGCCGCCGACGCGATCTCCGCGGGGGACTCGCCGCTGACCGCGCGCGAGGCCGAGGTGCTCGAATTCGCCGCCGACGGGGCACCCGTGGCGGAGATCGCGGAGCGGGCCGCACTGTCCCAGGGGACGGTGCGGAACTATCTGTCGTCGGCAGCGTCCAAACTGGGCGCGGAGAACCGACACGCTGCGGTGCGTCTCGCACGGGAGCGAGGTTGGGTATAG